Proteins from a single region of Cystobacter ferrugineus:
- a CDS encoding cytochrome P450 family protein, translating to MATNPVNEQTTQAETSGPAPQATCPMKALREKALAEAPRCPAFLDKEDPEFLARAYATYADLRAQAPVVRTSFGHGFADAVLPGGTKRPESGGFPAKERLFVTRYDEAVEALLDDRLSSDFRTSLTPEQRANLQYMPEEIRPLAYSLLMLDPPDHTRLRKLVQPNFTARAMEMLRPRIQRITDTLLDQVERAATERGEREGERRVDLLHAFAYPMPITVISDMLGIPEEDRPKVHGWAESLLGADRRDAAMDELRRGSLREFARYLDGVFERKRREPAEDMISQMVHAQDEGDKLNHQEMVSMVFILFFAGHVTTVNLIGSGVVALLTHPDQLERFLADPTNLSKGAVEETLRYWGPVDYMSTPRIIKEDMELAGTHLAQGEKLSVGLASANRDPQHFPNPDVFDITRPNAHRNLAFGKGIHICLGAPLARLEGQIAFETLFRRYPRMRLAVPFESLRWNTGSGLRGFDRVPVIF from the coding sequence ATGGCGACGAATCCCGTGAACGAACAGACGACGCAGGCGGAGACAAGTGGGCCCGCGCCCCAGGCCACCTGCCCCATGAAGGCCCTGCGCGAGAAGGCCCTGGCGGAAGCGCCGCGCTGCCCCGCGTTCCTCGACAAGGAGGACCCGGAGTTCCTCGCCCGCGCGTACGCCACCTACGCGGACCTGCGGGCCCAGGCCCCCGTCGTGCGCACCTCGTTCGGCCACGGCTTCGCGGACGCGGTGCTTCCGGGAGGCACGAAGCGGCCGGAGTCCGGCGGCTTCCCGGCCAAGGAGCGCCTCTTCGTGACCCGCTACGACGAGGCGGTGGAGGCCCTGCTCGATGACCGCCTCTCGTCCGACTTCCGCACATCCCTCACGCCGGAACAGCGCGCGAACCTGCAATACATGCCCGAGGAGATCCGCCCCCTGGCCTACAGCCTGCTGATGTTGGATCCCCCCGACCACACGCGGCTGCGCAAGCTCGTCCAACCCAACTTCACCGCGCGCGCCATGGAGATGCTCCGGCCGCGCATCCAGCGCATCACCGACACCCTGCTCGACCAGGTGGAGCGCGCGGCCACCGAGCGAGGAGAGCGGGAGGGAGAGCGCCGGGTGGATCTGCTCCACGCCTTCGCCTACCCGATGCCCATCACCGTCATCAGCGACATGCTCGGCATCCCCGAGGAGGATCGGCCGAAGGTGCATGGCTGGGCGGAGAGCCTGCTCGGCGCGGATCGGCGTGACGCCGCGATGGACGAGCTGCGGCGGGGCAGCCTGCGGGAGTTCGCCCGGTATCTGGATGGCGTGTTCGAGCGCAAGCGGCGCGAGCCCGCCGAGGACATGATCAGCCAGATGGTCCACGCCCAGGACGAAGGGGACAAGCTCAACCACCAGGAGATGGTGTCCATGGTGTTCATCCTCTTCTTCGCCGGGCACGTGACGACGGTGAACCTGATTGGCAGCGGCGTGGTGGCGCTGCTCACCCATCCGGATCAGCTCGAGCGCTTCCTGGCGGACCCCACGAACCTGTCCAAGGGCGCGGTCGAGGAGACGCTGCGCTACTGGGGCCCGGTCGACTACATGTCCACGCCGCGCATCATCAAGGAGGACATGGAGCTGGCGGGCACGCACCTGGCCCAGGGAGAGAAGCTGTCGGTGGGGCTCGCGTCGGCCAACCGCGACCCCCAGCACTTCCCCAACCCGGACGTGTTCGACATCACGCGGCCGAACGCGCACCGCAACCTGGCCTTCGGCAAGGGCATCCACATCTGCCTGGGCGCGCCCCTGGCCCGCCTGGAGGGGCAGATCGCCTTCGAGACCTTGTTCCGGCGCTACCCGCGCATGCGCCTGGCGGTGCCCTTCGAGTCGCTGCGGTGGAACACCGGCTCCGGCCTGCGCGGCTTCGACCGGGTGCCCGTCATCTTCTAG
- a CDS encoding MarR family winged helix-turn-helix transcriptional regulator: protein MRQTLPPHPANAYALQALQLIPRLYRWAVASMQANHLGRDLSLRQLGVLYALREGASSPGQLARRLRVTPAVVTGLIDRLERQGYVRREAEPADRRRFRLVLTETGLAVSQEVQQALASELTAQFASASPEQLEELGRSMQLVERALLSLEERTPPALLDEEEAVKKPKAGRK from the coding sequence ATGCGACAGACCCTGCCCCCCCATCCCGCCAACGCGTACGCGCTCCAGGCCCTCCAGCTCATCCCCCGGCTGTACCGGTGGGCGGTGGCGAGCATGCAGGCCAACCACCTGGGCCGCGACTTGAGCCTGCGCCAGTTGGGCGTGCTCTACGCGCTCCGAGAGGGCGCGTCCTCACCGGGACAACTGGCGCGCCGGCTGCGTGTCACGCCCGCGGTGGTCACGGGGTTGATCGACCGACTGGAGCGTCAGGGCTATGTGCGGCGCGAGGCCGAGCCCGCGGACCGGCGGCGCTTCCGGCTGGTGCTGACGGAGACCGGACTCGCGGTGAGCCAGGAGGTCCAACAGGCGCTGGCCTCCGAGCTGACCGCCCAGTTCGCGAGCGCCTCCCCGGAGCAGCTCGAGGAATTGGGCCGCTCGATGCAACTGGTGGAGCGGGCCCTGCTCTCCCTGGAAGAGCGCACGCCGCCCGCCCTCCTCGACGAGGAGGAGGCGGTGAAGAAGCCGAAGGCAGGACGGAAGTAA
- a CDS encoding tetratricopeptide repeat protein codes for MVLPPSPPDDAPRAAEERWLDALKFALRLSRSGLLLLVDHARQEALGELVEALVPEHPELDVHTDVRRMLEVPHGSTVVLVPRVEDADWLNINRPLFAQRELKVVLFCDTETTIALAQRAVDFFDWISHRVECPNRPPRFAVAGIRTVLAARAPGIIWTGGDLRAAFATARPHGKLHEVSAALPYSKMADEIREHRHAWIAWTNVDSHFRLRRVRWAHAEAGHRTRAILVEPAAPSPGWWPVHGRMMNIREARERLESAGVSFPGRVAALHDCEPEALAVIQSQGPYYTEGPVRNSASSNSKVERLSPRETNTASILRGEAAPFVPRAFTLARLRELCLQEFLALGKTITEQQQPVSTDLSIWTAWFGTFSSFIPANALPSILTEESSCAVELMLLRKFDQPEKWSALATLAEQLSDLDAAEHWSRQALAKGWIGARNMLAHVRLMKGHPEEAELLLQEELRDARLLDTEEAKRSALVLELAAVVFQQGKYNEAEQLLRHELSRFPQTYPQIDSSRRRLLHRLASALRKQEKHAEAEVAIHQALKDHPTGSVEDRIYLGEFLKELACVLMDSGRTAEAESAVKEALSIIGSTLGTSHLAYIEALYDLSEILGRQGRLGEAEELLRQAVISSQPEQQTLDIFHARLMNIFASILIDKGKYDEAEKILNQALLIRNSLPLAAPLFNELQEKLLEQLANTFILQGRYHEAENVLRRAIVLVEQSSTSRVIALSSILLSLALVLWRQSRTAEMEPVVMRVSEIIMNIPRDADANIFQKLSALATLQQELNNPQANETARAALKLLDQAPGLARSTPPRFIDRLKAIAQVSDNARQP; via the coding sequence ATGGTACTACCCCCATCCCCTCCTGATGATGCACCTCGTGCGGCTGAGGAACGCTGGCTCGACGCCCTGAAGTTCGCGCTCAGGCTGTCGCGCTCGGGACTGCTGCTCCTGGTCGATCATGCCCGCCAGGAGGCGCTCGGCGAGCTTGTCGAGGCGCTGGTGCCAGAGCATCCGGAGCTGGATGTACATACCGACGTGCGGCGGATGCTCGAGGTTCCGCACGGCTCCACGGTGGTGCTCGTCCCCCGCGTGGAGGACGCGGACTGGCTCAACATCAATCGTCCGCTGTTCGCTCAGCGAGAGCTGAAGGTGGTGCTCTTCTGCGACACGGAGACGACCATCGCGCTCGCGCAACGGGCCGTGGATTTCTTCGATTGGATCTCCCATCGGGTGGAGTGCCCGAACCGGCCGCCCCGGTTCGCGGTCGCGGGGATTCGCACGGTCCTCGCGGCCCGGGCGCCAGGCATCATCTGGACGGGGGGCGATCTCCGGGCGGCCTTCGCCACCGCGCGCCCCCACGGGAAGCTGCACGAAGTCAGTGCGGCCCTGCCCTACTCGAAGATGGCGGATGAAATTCGTGAGCACCGGCACGCGTGGATCGCTTGGACGAATGTGGACAGCCATTTTCGGCTGCGCCGGGTCCGTTGGGCCCATGCGGAGGCAGGCCACCGGACACGCGCCATCCTGGTAGAGCCCGCCGCGCCCTCACCGGGTTGGTGGCCTGTCCATGGGCGGATGATGAATATTCGAGAAGCACGCGAGCGGCTCGAAAGCGCAGGGGTGAGTTTCCCCGGTCGTGTCGCGGCACTCCACGACTGCGAACCCGAAGCCCTCGCAGTGATTCAGTCGCAGGGGCCGTATTACACCGAGGGCCCTGTCAGGAACTCAGCCTCTTCGAATTCCAAAGTGGAGCGCCTGTCTCCCAGAGAGACAAACACTGCCAGCATCCTTCGAGGAGAAGCGGCCCCCTTTGTCCCGCGTGCATTTACACTGGCACGGCTCCGCGAACTCTGCCTCCAGGAGTTCCTCGCCCTGGGCAAGACAATAACTGAGCAACAGCAGCCAGTATCTACAGACCTCTCCATTTGGACGGCATGGTTCGGCACCTTCTCGAGTTTCATTCCAGCAAACGCTTTACCTTCCATTTTGACCGAAGAGTCATCATGCGCCGTCGAATTGATGCTCCTGCGGAAATTTGATCAACCCGAAAAATGGAGCGCGCTGGCAACCTTGGCCGAACAGCTATCCGACCTGGATGCAGCTGAACACTGGTCACGGCAAGCTCTCGCGAAGGGATGGATTGGCGCACGAAACATGCTCGCACATGTGCGCTTGATGAAGGGACATCCAGAGGAGGCAGAACTGCTCCTCCAGGAGGAACTTCGTGACGCACGGCTTCTGGATACAGAGGAAGCTAAACGTTCCGCCCTCGTACTCGAATTGGCCGCAGTGGTCTTCCAGCAGGGAAAGTACAACGAAGCGGAACAACTACTTCGACACGAACTCTCTCGCTTCCCGCAGACCTATCCTCAGATCGACTCATCACGAAGGCGGCTGCTTCACAGACTGGCTAGCGCTCTACGCAAGCAGGAGAAGCATGCCGAGGCAGAAGTTGCTATTCATCAAGCATTGAAGGACCATCCCACGGGCTCTGTCGAGGACCGGATCTACCTTGGCGAATTCCTCAAGGAACTCGCTTGTGTCCTCATGGACAGTGGTAGGACCGCGGAAGCCGAGTCTGCTGTGAAGGAAGCGCTGTCCATCATAGGCAGCACGCTAGGAACCAGCCATCTGGCGTACATAGAGGCTCTGTATGATTTGTCCGAGATTCTAGGCCGACAGGGTAGGCTAGGCGAAGCGGAAGAACTCCTACGACAAGCAGTAATTTCTTCCCAGCCAGAGCAACAGACGCTGGACATTTTCCATGCCAGGCTCATGAACATCTTCGCCTCTATTCTAATTGACAAGGGCAAATACGACGAAGCAGAGAAAATACTAAATCAGGCGCTCCTCATTCGAAACAGCCTGCCCCTTGCCGCGCCACTCTTCAACGAGCTGCAAGAGAAACTACTTGAACAACTCGCAAACACATTCATCTTGCAAGGTCGTTATCATGAAGCGGAGAACGTACTGCGCCGCGCCATCGTACTCGTTGAACAGAGCAGTACTTCTCGGGTAATCGCACTCAGTTCGATACTTTTGAGTCTCGCGCTTGTCCTCTGGAGACAAAGCCGCACCGCTGAGATGGAGCCCGTTGTCATGCGCGTGTCAGAAATCATCATGAATATTCCACGAGATGCAGACGCCAACATTTTTCAAAAGCTCAGCGCCCTGGCCACCCTCCAGCAGGAGTTGAACAATCCTCAAGCCAACGAGACCGCAAGAGCAGCATTGAAACTACTCGATCAGGCACCAGGATTGGCACGATCCACGCCGCCAAGATTCATCGATAGGCTCAAAGCCATCGCGCAGGTGTCAGACAACGCACGGCAGCCCTGA